TATGTATGAGCCCGACCAGGAACACACCTCTTTTATTACTAATAGAGGGCTCTATTGCTATATCGGAATGTCATTTGGTCTGATCAACGCCGGTGCCACTTATCAAAGATTGGTAAACAAAATGTTCAAAAAGCAGATTGGGAAGACGATGGaagtatatgtggatgatatgctcGTAAAGTCTAAAAGGGCGGAAGACCACATCGCTGACTTATACAGAGCCTGACAGGAAGGATCGCGGCCCTAAATCGATTTGTCTCAAATTCAACAGATAGATGCAAAGAATTCTTCAAGGCAATCAAAGGAAGGGGGAAGGATTTTCTGTGGACCCCTGATTGTGAAGAGgcttttctgaaaatcaaagagCAGTTGGGAAATCCTTCGATGTTGGCCAAGCCAGAAGACGGAGAAACATTGATTCTTTACTTGGCGGTATCTGAATACTCCATCAGCGCGGTGTTGGTAAAGGAAGAAGCAAGCCACCAGTGGCCCGTATACTATGTGAGCAAAAGGTTGTTGGATGCGGAAACCAGGTATACCAACATGGAAAAACTGGTGTACACTCTTATTCTTGCGGCACGAAAGTTAAGACCATACTTTCAGGCTCACCGAATAGAAGTTCGCACCGCTTATCTGCTTCGGCACATTCTACATAAACCCGAATCGTCAGGGAAAATGTTAAAATGGGCAGTAGAGCTAGGACAATTTGACTTGGAGTATTGTCCTCGCACGGCAATTAAGGGACAAGCGCTGGCTGATTTCATACTGGAGTTCTATGCAGAAGTTGATGACAAGGCCACAGTGTTGGCGGAACCTACCTCGCAAGAAAGTTCTCATGATGAAAAGAGGCAGGAACTACCGCACCCTTGGTGGATATTACATGTCGATGGGGCCGTGAACAACAATGGATCAGGCGTCAGGATAGTCTTCGTCACTCCAGAAGGGCATCGTTTGATGAGTGCTAtccatttcaagttttatgctACTAACAATTATGCTGAGTATGAAGCTTTGATCAACGGTCTGAAATTAGCTCTGGAGGTGGGGGCCATGAATCTGATAGTCCGGAGCGATTCCGAATTAGTTGTGAACCATGTCAACAGAGGTTTCCAGGCCCGGGGACCGCAGACGGAGTTATATATGAGATGTGCACAACGCctattgaaaaaaaaataaatgtcAGGCTAGAAAGTGTTCCGCGAGAAGAAAATAGTAATGCGGATGCTTTGGCCAAGATGGGGTCACAGATGGACAGCGTCCAACTTGGACAAATCCCTTTGGGAATCCAGGAAATCCCAAGTATTCCGGAGGTAGAGGTGTTTCAGACACAAGAAGTCCCGCGAGAAAGCTGGATGACCCTCATTCATAACTATATTCAAACAGGAGATGTACCAGAAGACAAACTACAGGCTCGACGCCTTCGGTACTAGGCTGCAAAGTATGTTGAATATGACGGGATATTATACAAGAAAGGATTTAACCAACCACTATTACGTTGTGTGGATATagaagaaggaaattatattctcagagaggtgcacgaagggatttgtggcaatcactAGGGGGTGGTTCCTTGGCATTAAAAGTACTCAGACAAGGATATTACTGGCCAACTATGAGAGAAGATGCCTTCAATTTTGTCCGGGTTTGCGATCGTTGCCAGCGATTCACCAACTATTTCAACGCCCCGGCATCTACCATTACCTCATTGGCAAGTCCTTGGCCTTtttccatgtggggaattgatctcaATGGAGAGTTGCCCAAAGCAAAAGGGGGTGTGAAATATGTTGTGGTAGCTGTAAACTACTTTACCAAATGGGCAGAGGCTATGCCACTAGCCACGATCACGGCAAAGAAGATAAGGGATTTTGTTTTCAATTCCATAGTATGCAGGTTCGGTATCCCCTACAAACTCATCTCGGACAATGGGAAGCAGTTTGACAGTAAAGAGTTAAGGAAGCTTTGTGAGGGCTTGCAAATCAAAAAGGACTTTGCCGCAGTTTATCATCCGCAGAGTAATGGTCAGACGGAGGCTATAAACAAAATTATAAAACATACCTTGAAGGCAAAGTTAGAAGAGAAAAAAGGAGATTGAACAGAGGAGATGCACATGGTCCTTTGGTCCTACAATACGACCCCTAGATCGACCACAGGAGAAACCCCCTTTCTGCTGACTTATGGGTATGAGGCCATGGTTCCCGTGGAGGTAGGAGTCGGATCCCTCCGGAGAGACGTGTTTGTTGAGGAAGATGCAGAAGTTAACCAGAGGTTTCAATTGGATTTGTTAGACGAAGCCCGAACAAACTCTCAATTAAAGCTTGCTGCATATCAGCAGAGAATCACAAGATATTTCAATAAAAAGGTAAAATCCGTGCCATTCAAGGTTGAAGATCTTGTGTTGCGAAAGGTTATGCCTAACACTAAGATAGCTAAGCACGGGGTGCTTGGAGccaattgggaaggaccgtacaagGTTAAAGCTATACTCTGGAAGGGATTCTATCGCTTGGAAGATCTGGATAGTAAACTTATTCCTCGAGCGTGGAATGCGGAACATTTACGgaagtattatcagtagggtgtGGCTGTGTCCCCcttattttcttattttattccTATTTAATAGAAtagtagcaaataaattcctcctagcctagggtAGTACATGTGACTGCGAACCTTGAACTAGCAGaaggaagaaaattttcaaaataatttccCCATAGAGCATAGTAGCCGTGGGACTGGTGTAATTTATGCACTAGAGCGCATTATCAATAAAAGGGAAAAGTTACTTCAAATTGCTTTATCTACTTGacatgaaaaattcatttgaaAAACGCCAGAGGCGCGCCCTATGTTGAGGCGCGCCCTATCTAATAGTTGTTGCTTCATAATCAAGATAACACAGTATGCATACATGAAAAGACGCGCCTAAAAAATTGATGACGAAGGAGCAAAAGCATATGGCTAGCCAAATAAGCTAAGGTAAAAGTCCTGCAGCATTAAGGTGTGCCCTTGGACTGACACTTAAGTGAAGTATCGCAAAGGTATTACTGGTAAGAAAAAGTACGTGTTATTTGTAAAAGAAATAAGGTGCGCCCTCATTGCTAAAATGTTACGAGAAAGGAGTCTATAAATCTTAATGATATGGGGACAACTTTGAGATCacataaaaagaaaaacaatggCGAATGTGCtaataaatattccctaaatatCAAAGGGCGCGCCCTATAGTAACATAAGTCATGACGAACTAACTGCAAATTCATGGAAACGTGATATAAAGGTGCGCCGTCATGGAAGTATGAGTCATGATATTGGAAACATGAAGTGGCCAAGAAAAAATTGAAGTGCCTTAACAAATTTTGTGCATACTGAAAAAGATAAAATCATATTAAGCCATACGAAATGTCATGATGCAAAGGTAAAAAAGTAGCAAGAAATAAGTCATACAATTTTGCACAGCATCAAAAGAGGGATGGCTCCTCAAAAGTATTTGAGACTTTAGTACGGATGCAGAATTAAAATAAATCAGGGCGCGCCCTGAGACTGGTCTGTTAGAGGAATGGCTTGAAGATGAACAGTGGGATCAACTTCTGGCGCGTCCTTAGAGGGTTCCTCACTTGGCGCGCCCTCATCTCCTTCCTTTAATCCAAGCTCTACCCTCCTCACCTTGATCTCATCAGCATGCTCCCTCTTCAATTCTACCATCTCAGCAACCGTTTCCTCTCCAAACTTCTCAAAAGTGTATTCAGGATCATTGGCCATGAAACCAATCATGTAGAAGTGGAAACCATTGGCAAATGCTTCATCAGTCATTTCCCTCTTCTCATCAGGCCAGCCCATTTTCTGCTGCTCCTCTAGATACTCAATCCTCAAGTTGGCTGCACCAAGCTCAGTGTGGAGAGAGGTAGCCTTTTTGTTAGCAATCTCTAGCTGAGAAGTAAGATTGCCCACATCATCCTTGAGAAAGGAGATTTCAGAGTCCTTAGCCTTGATATCCTTAGCATGCAAAAAGTCCTTGTCTTTGAGGGTGTTCCTCCGAATGTTATTGTCACCCTGCAGCCTCTCTAGGCGCGCCCCCTCTTCAAGAAGCTTGTCCACCACTCGGGTGGAGTGGATGAACAATTGGCAAGATGCCTTTATAGAGGCACGAGCGGCATCTCCCAAGTCCATGGCTAGCCActgttccacttcttcatctgaAATATGAAGGGAACCCATGGGGCCAAGAGCGTTCAAAGCAGCAGATGAGCCAGAAGGCGCACCCTCTGCTCTATGCCTCTTAGGCGCGCCCTGTTTATCTATAAGGTCGATCACGGGCCTTTTCAAGACAGGAGTTGTTTGAGGAATAGGAGTTGGAGTGGGGACGGATGTCTGTGCTGCAGGAGCATCTTTCTTCGGCTTAGGCTTGGGTTTGTCACCAGGGCGCGCCCCAAAGGATTTGGGGATTCTTGGAGGAGCCATTTCTGCATAAAACATAGAAAATATTAATTGAACGTGACAGTTAGGTGTGTTGAACAGAGCAATAAATAAAGGAAATTGATAAAGATAACATTGATAAACATGTATAAAGTACTATGCCTAAAGTGAAAGGGCGCGCCCTAAGGGGCGGAAAGATTAACCACATGGACAGGAATTTATATCTAGTATGCTAACACAAAAGCtaatgaaaaaaagaaaaaaaaaagctAGGACACGCCAATTATAGAAGGGCGCGCCTTTAGACTCTGCAATTGTTGAACCTGAAGGATCTTGGCCTTGAAAAAAGCTGTCTTatgcttcttcttcttcttcttcttcttcagcctcttcttcactatctaGGTCAATGACGCGGGAAACAGAAGCACTTTTCCTAAATTTTACATATTTACACTTTGCTCGTACTTGGTCAGAAAGGATTCCTACCCGCATCAAATTGGTCCAGGTAACTAAGGTTTTTAAGTTCCACCTGTCAGCAGCCACTCTAAGAAGGGCTTCAGCTCGTTTCTTGGGCTCGCCCTTAAGTGGTTTTGCCACTGGTCTGTCTGAAAAAGTATAAAGATGTGAAAAGGAAGAAAGAACATATAAATAATGTAAGGAAAAGAAAGAAAGGGCGCGCCCTTACTTGGTGACTTGTTGAATCTTATCCTTAATCTGGGAACATCATACAAGTAAAAGAAGTTTTCCCTCCAGCCTTTTTCATGGCTAAGCTTTCCAGAGGAGAAACCTTTCTTATTATGTTACTTGTCTACAACCAAGTAGTAGTACCCGTGGTCAGATTTTCTCAGGTTAAAGAAATTAGTAACTTCAGCCATTGAAGGTTGAGAAAAACCCAGGTCTGTG
This sequence is a window from Apium graveolens cultivar Ventura chromosome 9, ASM990537v1, whole genome shotgun sequence. Protein-coding genes within it:
- the LOC141686516 gene encoding uncharacterized protein LOC141686516, with translation MLAKPEDGETLILYLAVSEYSISAVLVKEEASHQWPVYYVSKRLLDAETRYTNMEKLVYTLILAARKLRPYFQAHRIEVRTAYLLRHILHKPESSGKMLKWAVELGQFDLEYCPRTAIKGQALADFILEFYAEVDDKATVLAEPTSQESSHDEKRQELPHPWWILHVDGAVNNNGSGVRIVFVTPEGHRLMSAIHFKFYATNNYAEYEALINGLKLALEVGAMNLIVRSDSELVVNHVNRGFQARGPQTELESVPREENSNADALAKMGSQMDSVQLGQIPLGIQEIPSIPEVEVFQTQEVPRESWMTLIHNYIQTGDVPEDKLQARRLRY
- the LOC141686517 gene encoding uncharacterized protein LOC141686517, whose translation is MVPVEVGVGSLRRDVFVEEDAEVNQRFQLDLLDEARTNSQLKLAAYQQRITRYFNKKVKSVPFKVEDLVLRKVMPNTKIAKHGVLGANWEGPYKVKAILWKGFYRLEDLDSKLIPRAWNAEHLRKYYQ